Part of the Thermoproteales archaeon genome is shown below.
GCAGGTTTCATAAAATTTGTTGAAAGAATCTGCTAGGGCAAATGCGTATTTAGCGAGGTAGTGCGGGCGCATACGTTCAGCGGCTGTTAGCAATATCGAAGGGAATTTGGCTATTTGTTTTATTAATATCCACTCGTAATCGTTTACATCGAACTTTTCTGGAAGACTTTGAGGGATTGTGTCGGACTTTTCGAGAATCATTTTTGCCCGTGTAAGAGAGTATTGTAAGTAAGGTCCTGTTTCTCCCTCAAAAGCCAAAACATTTTCCCATTTGAATATGATATCTTTTTCAGGTTCATTTTTAAGAATGGCATATGCCACTGCTGAAACACCTATTTTTACTGCATCTTCAAGCCTATCTTCGTTCCATCTTTTCCTTATCTCGGAACTTGCCAATTCTATAGCCTTTCTCAGCAAATCTTCGGCGAAAATTACTCTACCTTTTCTTGTGGAAATCCTGCCTTCGGGAAAGCGTAAATGTCCGAAAGAAAGATGATGTAGATTCCTGCAAGGCAGATTCATTAATTCTGCGAGCTTAAATAGCTGCTTAAAATGTAATGTCTGCTCTTTGCCTACAACGTATATAGCTTTATAAAATTTGTATCTTTTGCATCTATCAACTAAAGCGGCGAGATCACGTGAAAGGTATATTGTTGTGCCGTCACTTTTCAGGAGGACAGGAGTGTCTAATCCCCATTTTTCTAAATCTGCTATAATAGCATTCTCTTTTTCCCCCTTCTTCCCTATTTTAGCAATTCCCTTCTCTAGTAAGATTTTTGATAATTTCTTTGCTTCGTCAACATAAAAGCTTTCTCCGGAAATTTCATCAAAGGACAAATTGAACAAGTCGTAAACCTTTTGAAACCCCTTAATACTGAGTTTTCTAAAGGTATCCCACAGTTGAACGTATTCAGGATTTCCTTCCTCTAGCTTACGATATTCTTCTTTGGCAATTTTCTCCAATGCTGGATTTTTTTCAGCTTCCTTGTGAAACATCACATACAATCTATAAAGTTCTCTTATGGGGTCTTTTTCAAGAGCGTCGCTATCTACCCATTTCCTGTAAGCGTATATTAACTTTCCAAATTGAGTGCCGACGTCGCCGAGGTAGTTTATTCCTATCACTTTATATCCTAAAAATGAGTATATCCTATAGAGAGATCCTCCGAGAATAGTGCTTCTGAGATGTCCTATATGCATGGGCTTCGCAACGTTTGGCGAAGAGTAGTCTATTACGACGACCTTTCCTTTACCCACGTCACGTAAGCCATAACTTTCTTTGAGTGCCTCATAAATAACCTCTCTAGTGAACAAAGGTCTATTGAGGAATACGTTGACATAACCTCTTACTACCTCAACTTTTTCAACCCAGCGTATGTTTTCTATCTTCTCTTTAATGCGTTCAGCCACAACATCTGGCGTTGTCTTTTCTTTTTTAGCTAGTTTAAAAGCTGCATTAGTAGTTAGGTCGCCTAAGGTTATCTTAGGATTTTCATAAAATGTTATATTATCGAAAGATAGTTCGCTAAGGACTTTTTCAAGCGTATACATATCATGGCGCCTGACCATATGTTTATTGGCAATTTATAAACATCACGCTATGGATTTAAATTGTATCATCGCTAGCATGTAATATTCAAAAATATTATCAGGTCGGAAACCTTCTCATCACAGGTCTGAGCTGCAATGGTTCATCATCTAACGGTTATATAATGCAACGGGGAACATATATCTTATGTTCCAAGCTTCCATGACTTAAGATACTCACGTTGATCTTTTGTTAATTTTTCAATTTTTACATTTAGGCTCTTAAGCTTTAGCTCTGCTATTTTCCTATCTATTGGTAGCGGTAGGCGATAAACCTTTTTCTTTAGTTTTCTGTTCTTTTTGAGCAAATATAGCAATGCTAAGGCTTGATTAGTAAAACTCATGTCCATCACCTCGGGTGGGTGGCCCTCAGCAGCTGCTAAGTTTACTAAACGTCCCTCACAGAGCAGGTATATTTTTTTACCGTTTTTTAATGTGTATTCTGTTACATTTGTTTTTATCTCTTTTTTGGAGGTTGATATGTTTTCTAAGTCCTCGAGGTCTATTTCCACATTAAAATGTCCAGCATTCGCTAAGATTGCTCCATTTTTCATTTTAAGGAAGTGTTCTTTGCGTATCACCGATCTATTTCCTGTGGCGGTGATGAAAAGATCTCCTATCTTGCTAGCTGTTATCATGTTTGTAACGTAGAAACCATCGTATAGCGCTTCTAAAGCTCTTATAGGGTTAACTTCAACGACTACGACATTTGCTCCTAATCCCTTTGCTCTTAAAGCTATACCTCTTCCTACCCAGCCGTAGCCAGCCACTACCACGGTTTTTCCTGCTATTAACATATTAGTTGCTCTTATAATCCCATCTAATGCGCTTTGACCAGTACCATGCCTATTATCAAATAAAAACTTGGTGTAGCTATCGTTAACAGCTATTATAGGATAGAGGAGAGTTCCCTCTCGCGCCATAGCCTTTAACCGCAGAACTCCTGTTGTTGTTTCCTCAGTACCTCCTACGATATTTTCTACGATATCGCCTATCGATTTTTTCCCCACGACTTGAGCCACTATTTTCACGTCTTCTCTGGCGTACTCCTTGTAGTACAAGCCATGAATACAGGCTGTTAAATCAGCACCATCATCCATTGTTAACATAGGTTCCGCTTTTACGACATGTCCAATAGCTCTATAATATTCTTCTTTGGACATGCCACGCCAAGCAAATACATGTATTCCTCTTCCTGCAAGTGCGGCAGCTACCTCATCTTGAGTTGATAAAGGGTTAGATGCCGAGAGGTAAATTTCTGCTCCGGCGCTTTTCAGCGTTGATACTAAAACTGCTGTTTCCTTAGTTACGTGTAGGCAAGCGCCTATCGTGACGTTTTCAAAAGGTTTTGTTTTTTTAAAATTTTTTCTTATGAGCGCAAGAACGGGCATGTGCTTTTCTGCCCAATAAATCTTTTTCTCTCCTTCGCTTGATAATGATATGTTCTTGACAGCATATGATTTCATGAATATCGGATAATAAAGATGACTGGCATAAATTTAGTTTTCTATAGGAAAAAATTAGTGTTAAAATTATAATATTGCCTCATCCATATACTTGTTACAGCGACAATGACGTTCTAATGGTATACTAGGTATCAGTTTATAAAGTAGCTTTTTAGCTTTTTCAATATTTTCAGCCATAACTCTTGCTACCTCATGTGCAGTAACTGGTTTTTCAGCCCATACATCGTAATCAGTAACCATTGCAATCGTGAGATAACACATTCTGGCTTCTCGTGCAAGATTCACCTCAGGTACTAAGGTCATACCTATTATATCGGCTCCCCATTGTCTCCACAATTTTGATTCTGCCCGCGTTGAGAAGCGAGGACCTTCTATACATATGTAAGTTCCAACTTCGTGTATCGTTATGTTTAGGTCATGTGCAGCTTTAATACATAAACTCCTTAATTCGGGGCAGAAGGGATCTGCCATCGAAACATGAGCCACCTGACCGCCATCGTAGAATGTATATTTTCGTTGTTTTGTTATATCTATGAACTGGTCCGGGCATACAAAATCTCCAGGTTTATAATCCTCTTTTAGACTACCTACAGCTGATACCGCAATAATTCTTTGCACTCCAAGTTCTTTTAATGCCCAAATGTTCGCTCTGTAGTTTATTCTATGAGGAGGTATACTATGTCTTGGACCATGTCTGGCTAGGAACGCCACTTTTCTCCCTCGAAAAAGCCCCACTGTTATAAAATCCGAAGGAGAACCATAAGGAGTGTAGACTTTTATTTTTTCAACATTTTCTAGAAAAGCAACATCGTATAATCCAGATCCGCCTATAATACCAATTTCGGCTTTTACCATCTGTTTCACCAAAAATTAAAATACTTTCTATCTTTTTAGTCCTTCGCTTATCAAGGTGTTCAATGTTCATTATTTTAAGGGTTGAGCGTCGAAAGAATATTCATTCTTTAAAAAATCTGCCAGTACGTTAGTAAAACCATAAACTGTAAAAACTTTTTCAGGTGAACTTTGACGGGCGTATCTTACCAACTGTTTAAAATCAGCATGACTCGACAATGGCACGTAGCCCTTTTCTCGCTTATTTAAAGCCCAACCTGTGCAGATAATGGAATTCTTCTTTTCACTTATTTTACTCGATAATGGCATTATGATGGGGTTTTCGCCGTTATTATTTGACTGCTTCAGCGAGAGTATTCTATAAGTGCCTAAATTTTCGCCATAGAGTTCGTATATCCTATTTATCCTCGCAATTATTG
Proteins encoded:
- the argS gene encoding arginine--tRNA ligase, with the protein product MYTLEKVLSELSFDNITFYENPKITLGDLTTNAAFKLAKKEKTTPDVVAERIKEKIENIRWVEKVEVVRGYVNVFLNRPLFTREVIYEALKESYGLRDVGKGKVVVIDYSSPNVAKPMHIGHLRSTILGGSLYRIYSFLGYKVIGINYLGDVGTQFGKLIYAYRKWVDSDALEKDPIRELYRLYVMFHKEAEKNPALEKIAKEEYRKLEEGNPEYVQLWDTFRKLSIKGFQKVYDLFNLSFDEISGESFYVDEAKKLSKILLEKGIAKIGKKGEKENAIIADLEKWGLDTPVLLKSDGTTIYLSRDLAALVDRCKRYKFYKAIYVVGKEQTLHFKQLFKLAELMNLPCRNLHHLSFGHLRFPEGRISTRKGRVIFAEDLLRKAIELASSEIRKRWNEDRLEDAVKIGVSAVAYAILKNEPEKDIIFKWENVLAFEGETGPYLQYSLTRAKMILEKSDTIPQSLPEKFDVNDYEWILIKQIAKFPSILLTAAERMRPHYLAKYAFALADSFNKFYETCPVLKSSSDKLSLRLLLVNAFHNTMRQLLKLLLIPEPKKM
- a CDS encoding adenosylhomocysteinase, producing MKSYAVKNISLSSEGEKKIYWAEKHMPVLALIRKNFKKTKPFENVTIGACLHVTKETAVLVSTLKSAGAEIYLSASNPLSTQDEVAAALAGRGIHVFAWRGMSKEEYYRAIGHVVKAEPMLTMDDGADLTACIHGLYYKEYAREDVKIVAQVVGKKSIGDIVENIVGGTEETTTGVLRLKAMAREGTLLYPIIAVNDSYTKFLFDNRHGTGQSALDGIIRATNMLIAGKTVVVAGYGWVGRGIALRAKGLGANVVVVEVNPIRALEALYDGFYVTNMITASKIGDLFITATGNRSVIRKEHFLKMKNGAILANAGHFNVEIDLEDLENISTSKKEIKTNVTEYTLKNGKKIYLLCEGRLVNLAAAEGHPPEVMDMSFTNQALALLYLLKKNRKLKKKVYRLPLPIDRKIAELKLKSLNVKIEKLTKDQREYLKSWKLGT
- a CDS encoding S-methyl-5'-thioadenosine phosphorylase, producing MVKAEIGIIGGSGLYDVAFLENVEKIKVYTPYGSPSDFITVGLFRGRKVAFLARHGPRHSIPPHRINYRANIWALKELGVQRIIAVSAVGSLKEDYKPGDFVCPDQFIDITKQRKYTFYDGGQVAHVSMADPFCPELRSLCIKAAHDLNITIHEVGTYICIEGPRFSTRAESKLWRQWGADIIGMTLVPEVNLAREARMCYLTIAMVTDYDVWAEKPVTAHEVARVMAENIEKAKKLLYKLIPSIPLERHCRCNKYMDEAIL